A single window of Sphingobacteriales bacterium DNA harbors:
- the obgE gene encoding GTPase ObgE: MEGGNFIDYVKIFVQSGNGGPGSAHFRREKYVPKGGPDGGDGGRGGHIILRGNKQLWTLLHLKYRKHIKAKHGEGGKGALSSGKQGEDIILEVPLGTIAKDVETGAIEAEIMEDGQEVVWLAGGIGGLGNNHFKTSTNQAPHYAQPGRPGIEGWKILELKVLADVGLVGFPNAGKSTLLSVLSAAKPEVADYAFTTLVPNLGVVSYRDNYSFVMADIPGIIEGASKGKGIGLRFLRHIERNAVLLFLIPADCADHKKEYKILEKELKAYNPELMHKKRLLAISKSDLLDDDLKTWIRKEFPKKLDVVFISSHTEEGLVELKDKLWKLMN, encoded by the coding sequence ATGGAAGGTGGTAATTTTATAGATTATGTAAAGATATTTGTACAGTCAGGCAATGGTGGTCCAGGTTCTGCACATTTTAGAAGGGAAAAATATGTGCCCAAAGGTGGCCCAGATGGCGGTGATGGTGGTCGTGGTGGACATATTATTTTAAGAGGCAACAAACAATTATGGACATTGTTGCACCTTAAATATAGAAAACATATTAAAGCGAAACATGGTGAAGGTGGCAAAGGTGCGTTAAGTAGTGGCAAGCAAGGAGAAGATATTATTTTGGAAGTTCCACTAGGTACTATAGCTAAAGATGTTGAAACAGGAGCAATTGAAGCCGAAATAATGGAAGATGGACAAGAAGTAGTTTGGTTAGCAGGAGGAATTGGTGGTTTAGGCAACAATCATTTTAAAACATCTACCAACCAAGCACCACACTACGCACAGCCAGGAAGACCAGGAATAGAAGGCTGGAAAATATTAGAGCTAAAAGTTTTAGCTGATGTTGGTTTAGTGGGCTTCCCAAATGCAGGAAAATCTACACTATTGTCTGTATTGAGTGCAGCAAAACCAGAAGTTGCTGACTATGCATTTACTACATTAGTGCCAAATTTGGGTGTAGTAAGTTATAGAGATAATTATTCTTTTGTAATGGCAGATATTCCTGGAATTATTGAAGGCGCATCAAAAGGAAAAGGCATTGGCTTGCGTTTCCTTAGACATATAGAGCGTAATGCTGTATTATTGTTTCTTATTCCAGCAGATTGTGCAGACCATAAAAAAGAATATAAAATATTAGAAAAAGAACTAAAAGCTTATAATCCTGAATTGATGCACAAGAAAAGATTATTAGCAATTAGCAAATCAGATTTGTTAGATGATGATTTGAAAACTTGGATTAGAAAAGAATTTCCAAAAAAATTAGATGTTGTTTTTATTTCATCACATACAGAAGAAGGATTGGTAGAATTGAAAGACAAACTTTGGAAGTTAATGAATTAA